From a region of the Halodesulfovibrio sp. genome:
- the ribB gene encoding 3,4-dihydroxy-2-butanone-4-phosphate synthase: MNQSLLTQFGTSEERVKNALAALQKGLGVIVTDDEDRENEGDMIFSSEHLTPAQMALLIRECSGIVCLCMTDDKVKELDLPMMVDENHSQYQTAFTVSIEAAEGVTTGVSAADRVRTVKAASCTGANSSAINSPGHVFPLRAREGGVLERRGHTEATVDLMRLSGLGTCGVLCEVTNPDGTMARMPELVEISKKYEMPILTIEDLVSYREKNNI; encoded by the coding sequence ATGAATCAGTCATTACTCACTCAATTTGGTACTTCAGAAGAACGTGTAAAAAATGCTCTTGCTGCTTTGCAGAAAGGGCTTGGTGTCATTGTTACTGATGATGAAGATCGTGAAAACGAAGGTGATATGATCTTTTCTTCAGAGCATCTTACACCTGCGCAGATGGCTTTACTTATCCGTGAGTGCAGCGGCATTGTCTGTCTTTGCATGACCGATGATAAAGTGAAAGAACTCGACTTGCCAATGATGGTTGACGAGAACCACAGCCAATACCAGACTGCATTTACAGTATCTATCGAAGCTGCTGAAGGTGTGACAACCGGTGTTTCTGCCGCTGACCGTGTTCGCACAGTTAAAGCTGCATCTTGTACCGGCGCAAACTCTTCTGCTATCAATAGCCCGGGACATGTATTCCCACTGCGTGCTCGTGAAGGCGGTGTTCTTGAGCGTCGTGGTCATACTGAAGCAACAGTTGATCTTATGCGCCTCTCTGGTCTTGGAACCTGCGGTGTTCTTTGTGAGGTAACCAACCCAGATGGCACAATGGCACGCATGCCTGAGCTTGTTGAAATCTCTAAAAAATATGAAATGCCAATTCTAACTATTGAAGATCTCGTAAGCTACAGAGAGAAAAACAACATTTAG